In Bactrocera oleae isolate idBacOlea1 chromosome 5, idBacOlea1, whole genome shotgun sequence, a genomic segment contains:
- the vtd gene encoding double-strand-break repair protein rad21 homolog, producing the protein MFYAHLILAKKGPLARVWLAAHWDKKITKAHVFETNIEKSVEGIMQPKVKLALRTSGHLLLGVVRIYSRKAKYLLADCNEAFVKIKMAFRPGMVDLPEGHREANVNAITLPEVFHDFDTALPELNDIDIEAQFAINQSRADEITMREDYGGSLSLSIHDDGFGDMGFEGDTPDLIRGPIDANIDDQLFGDGGMADVTLVDEPKITLNDTDLANSRLDGDGFGDEFGQPELFEDDLFAEPPLDTSDNNLKAAIGAAQESDDDGMDHMDIRPPSVASSCEHASETNEVEKEAHKDEGNEALGNSKEDENPLDQSTLLQNEDESFALAPIDASAYKGVTKAKRKRKLIVDEVKNISGEEMKAQLANTTDIVTTLDLAPPTKRLTYWKETGGVEKLFSLPSRTIPARALFLNYQRHLVSRCSVLEDFSILGPSDLLAIEHIQNENDANVINNKRGRKRKHELQPVQQNTADVTAQSLAAPEPVRDLEQSVGQAQYSLADNLLPPAESSLFDNMRSPSRMLSMNEINGIDNLTTLNDLPLTPSNMHHGIDASDDFNHGDVTPAGLHHGDQTPHHSSIEHIDNLPNLPADQVSSILQEAENIPNIQTDLLASKAQRTSDISTDWNDYDLPPPPPNPAEEQLENETDEQFEERVLNKRAAQLFYTVKSRLIKQDCLILSALTVNNTRKQAAQKFYSLLVLKKFRALNIEQTQPYADIEISRGPLFENPKL; encoded by the coding sequence atgttttatgcaCATTTAATTTTGGCCAAAAAAGGCCCATTGGCCCGAGTATGGTTGGCTGCTCACTGGGATAAGAAAATAACAAAGGCGCATGTATTCGAAACTAATATTGAGAAATCCGTGGAAGGTATAATGCAACCAAAAGTAAAATTGGCGCTTCGCACTTCAGGGCATCTATTGTTGGGCGTCGTTAGGATTTATTCGcggaaagcaaaatatttattggcgGATTGCAATGAAGCATTTGTTAAGATCAAAATGGCTTTTAGGCCTGGCATGGTTGATCTTCCTGAAGGACATAGGGAAGCAAATGTAAATGCAATCACTCTGCCAGAAGTATTTCATGATTTCGATACAGCCTTGCCCGAGTTGAACGATATTGACATTGAGGCACAATTTGCGATAAACCAATCTAGAGCAGATGAGATTACTATGCGAGAGGATTATGGCGGTAGCTTGTCACTTTCAATTCATGATGATGGTTTTGGTGATATGGGATTTGAAGGTGATACTCCTGACTTAATACGTGGTCCAATAGATGCCAATATCGATGATCAACTATTTGGTGATGGTGGCATGGCGGACGTTACATTGGTAGATGAACCAAAAATAACACTAAACGATACAGATTTGGCAAATTCACGATTAGATGGAGATGGTTTTGGGGATGAATTTGGACAGCCTGAACTGTTTGAAGACGATCTTTTTGCTGAACCGCCATTAGATACCAGTGACAATAATTTGAAAGCTGCCATTGGTGCGGCACAAGAATCTGATGACGACGGCATGGATCATATGGATATTAGACCACCATCTGTAGCATCCAGTTGTGAACATGCATCCGAGACAAATGAAGTAGAAAAAGAAGCTCACAAAGATGAGGGTAATGAAGCTTTAGGCAATTCAAAGGAAGATGAAAATCCTTTGGACCAGTCAACATTACTGCAGAATGAAGATGAAAGCTTTGCCTTGGCACCTATAGATGCCTCAGCATACAAAGGTGTCACCAAAGCTAAACGCAAGCGTAAGCTAATTGTTGATGAAGTCAAAAATATATCTGGCGAGGAAATGAAGGCTCAATTGGCAAACACAACGGACATTGTAACCACATTAGATTTGGCACCGCCAACAAAACGATTAACTTATTGGAAGGAAACTGGTGGtgtggaaaaattattttcactacCTTCTAGAACTATACCGGCCAGagcattgtttttaaattatcaacGTCATTTAGTGTCACGTTGTTCAGTACTCGAAGACTTTTCTATACTTGGCCCGTCGGATTTGTTGGCTATAGAGCATATACAGAATGAAAATGAtgcaaatgttataaataataagCGTGGTCGTAAACGAAAGCATGAGCTCCAACCAGTACAGCAAAACACAGCGGATGTGACGGCACAAAGTCTGGCGGCACCAGAACCGGTACGCGACCTCGAACAAAGTGTTGGTCAAGCACAATATTCGTTGGCCGACAATTTATTGCCACCGGCGGAGAGCTCGTTGTTTGACAATATGCGCAGTCCCAGTCGTATGCTAAGCATGAATGAAATCAATGGTATTGATAATTTAACAACACTCAATGATTTACCTCTGACGCCAAGTAACATGCATCACGGCATCGACGCATCCGATGATTTCAATCATGGCGACGTGACGCCCGCAGGTCTACATCATGGAGACCAAACTCCGCATCATTCCAGTATTGAACATATCGATAATTTACCCAATCTACCAGCCGATCAAGTGTCATCTATATTGCAAGAAGCTGAGAATATACCAAATATCCAAACAGATTTACTAGCAAGCAAGGCGCAACGCACTAGCGATATATCTACAGATTGGAATGATTACGACTTACCGCCACCACCGCCGAATCCTGCTGAAGAGCAATTGGAAAACGAAACAGATGAACAATTTGAGGAACGCGTACTCAATAAGCGAGCAGCACAATTATTCTATACCGTTAAATCTCGTTTAATAAAACAAGATTGCCTAATATTGTCTGCATTAACCGTGAATAACACCAGGAAACAGGCGGCACAAAAGTTTTACTCGCTATTGGTGCTGAAAAAGTTCCGCGCACTCAACATTGAACAGACGCAGCCATACGCGGACATAGAGATATCAAGAGGGCCGCTATTTGAAAACCCGAAATTATAA
- the LOC106623073 gene encoding endoplasmic reticulum-Golgi intermediate compartment protein 2, with product MTATLRYRGDKNNLIELAKNLDAFKKVPEKYTETTEIGGTLSLLSRLLIIYLIYKEVCYYKEADLIYQFEPDIDMDDKVQMHVDITIAMPCSSLSGVDLMDETQQDVFAYGTLQREGTWWVLPEEERLQFERMQHMNTFLREEYHSVADILFKDIIKNNEVNVKPIGNLKKLPEEQYDACRLHGTLGINKVAGVLHLVGGAQPFVGLFGDHWTIDFRRTPANFTHRINRLSFGQYSRRIVQPLEGDETLVADEETTVQYFLKIVPTEIHNTFTTINTYQYSVSENVRQLDSTKNSYGSPGIYFKYDWSALKIIVRTDRDNLVQFIIRLCSIIAGIIVISGILNSMLVSMQRLTINIFAPQLLQQTLSQQHASANRECGAHVAVETGAVNVNLASASSAALTTKVLSNNLINTANSMSDSISLLNATTTTTSIPTIVPIAVAEQPTSK from the exons ATGACAGCAACTTTGCGTTATCGTGGTGATAAAAACAATCTTAttgaattggcaaaaaatttggaTGCGTTCAAGAAAGTGCCGGAAAAATATACAGAAACAACAGAAATAGGGGGTACAT TATCTTTGTTAAGTCGTTTGCTCATTATTTACCTCATTTACAAGGAGGTATGCTATTACAAAGAAGCTGATCTTATTTATCAATTTGAACCTGACATCGACATGGATGATAAAGTACAAATGCATGTCGATATCACCATAGCCATGCCATGCTCCT CCCTTTCTGGCGTTGACCTAATGGATGAGACACAACAGGATGTATTCGCGTATGGTACATTACAACGGGAAGGTACTTGGTGGGTTTTACCTGAAGAGGAGCGTCTCCAATTCGAACGCATGCAGCATATGAATACATTTTTGCGAGAAGAATATCACTCTGTTGCGGATATTCtttttaaagatattattaAGAATAATGAAGTGAATGTGAAACCAATAGGAAACTTGAAGAAACTTCCGGAGGAGCAATATGATGCATGCCGTTTACACGGAACATTGGGTATTAATAAG GTCGCTGGAGTTCTGCACTTGGTTGGTGGTGCGCAGCCATTTGTTGGGCTCTTTGGCGATCACTGGACAATCGATTTTCGACGTACGCCAGCTAATTTCACGCATCGCATCAATCGTTTAAGTTTTGGTCAATATTCACGGCGCATCGTACAACCGCTTGAAGGCGACGAAACGCTAGTAGCCGATGAAGAAACAACGGTACAATACTTTTTGAAAATCGTACCCACCGAAATACACAATACATTCACAACAATCAATACGTATCAATATTCAGTGTCAGAGAATGTGCGTCAATTGG ACTCGACCAAAAATTCGTACGGCTCGCCTGGCATCTATTTCAAATACGACTGGTCGGCATTGAAGATCATTGTACGCACCGATCGCGATAATCTCGTGCAGTTCATAATACGACTATGTTCCATCATAGCTGGCATCATCGTTATCTCAG gcattttaaattctatgttGGTCTCTATGCAGCGCCTTACCATCAATATATTTGCACCGCAACTCTTACAGCAAACACTAAGTCAGCAACACGCTAGTGCTAACCGCGAGTGTGGCGCACATGTCGCTGTTGAAACTGGTGCTGTGAATGTGAATCTCGCAAGCGCTAGCTCCGCAGCGCTCACGACTAAAGTATTGTCGAATAATCTTATAAATACGGCGAATAGCATGTCTGACAGCATAAGCCTACTAAATgccacaactacaacaactagcATTCCAACGATTGTGCCAATAGCCGTTGCTGAGCAGCCAACATCCAAGTAG